The stretch of DNA CGGGCTGGCCATCGCCAGGGACGTGGCGGTGCGGCACGGCGGCACGCTGACGGTGGGGGAGTCGGCGGCGGGAGGAGCCTGCTTCCGGCTTCGGCTGCCGCGCGGGGGCGGCGCGGTGCTGTAGGCCGGCTGGCAGCGCGGGGGGTACGGCCCTGCGGGAGGTACGGCGGTCCTGCGGGAGATGCGGTCCTGTAGGGCGCGCGCGTCGTGGGTGCTGCCCGGCCTGGCCGTCCGAGGGGCGGCGGGCAGCGGGAGGGCAGGAGGCCGGGTGGATCGGGGGCCGGAAGGATCGGGTGGGTCGGAGGCCGGGAGGGGCGGAGGCCGGGTGGGCCCGGACTGCGGTCCTGTAGGGCGGGCGCGTCGTGGGTGCTGCCCGGCCTGGCTGTCCGAGGGGCGGCGGGCAGCGGGAGGGCAGGAGGCCGGGTGGATCGGGGGCCGGAGGGATCGGGTGGGTCGGAGGCCGGGTGGGCCCGGAAGCCGGGTGCGGCCGGGCCGGGCGGGCGGTGTCTCCCGGCCCGGCCACCCCGCGGCTCCGCCGGTCAGTGCCTCCCGCGCTTGGCCCGCAGCTCGGACGCGATCGGTGCGAGCGACGCGTGCAGCCGGGTCAGTTCTTCGGGCGCGAGGCGGTCGATGAAGTGGCGGCGCACCGAGGCCACGTGGTGCGGCGCGACCTTCCGCATGGTGTCGAGACCCGCGTCCGTGAGGACGGCGAAGAGACCGCGGCGGTCCGACTCGCAGCTCTCGCGGCGGACGAGCCCGGCCCTCTCCATACGGGTGATCTGATGGGAGAGTCGGCTCTTGGACTGGAGCGTCACGTCGGCCAGGTCGCTCATCCGCAGCCGAAGCTCGTCCGACTCGGAGAGATTGACCAGGATCTCGTAGTCGTTCATGGTCAGCCCGAACGGCTGAAGGTCCTTTTCGAGCTGGTAGGTCAGCAGCCTGTTGACGTCTAGGTGGGTGCGCCAGGTGCACTGCTCGGCTTCGCTGAGCCAGGGCGTGGCCGTCTCGGTCTCCATGAAGCAACTCTACCTAAAAAGTTGAAAAGCGAACGAACGGGTGATGTGAGGTGCCGCACGGGAGCGTCCGCGGCGGCGGAGTGATGGTGCGCCCGTTCGAAGTCACACTCCGCAGACTACCGCTCACAGTCCGAATCGCCGCTGGAGGTCTCCCAGTTGGCCGGGCATTCGGGGCGTACCCGGCGTTCCGGTCCCGCCACCCGGCCCACCTCCTGGGACTCCCGCCTGCTGTGGCACCGCCCCGGTGGGTGCCTCGGCCATCAGTACCTCCGTGGACTGGAGCAGCACCGTGCCCGCCCCCACGAACTCGAACTGGTGCTCCTCGCCCGACTCGCCGCCGATACCCGTCAGCGCCCTGACACCGCCGAGTACGCCCTCCATGTAGCCGTGGTCGTAGTGGTGGCAGGGGGAGGGGCAGTCGGCCCAGCCGACAAGGGCCTGCGGGTCCACCCGCAGTGGCGGCTCCATGAAGACCACCGGGCCGTTGGACGCGGCCACGAACTTGCCCGTGCCGATCAGCGTCAGGAAGCCGGGGACGATGGACTGCTTCAGGGCGAGCGACGGCTCGTACGCGAGCAGATTGCCCGAGCGGACCGTGAGGTTGCCGTCCTCCAGGTCGAAGGAGTTCACATCGAAGGCCCGGTCGGCGAGGAGCATCTTGCCCCGGCCCTCGGCCACCACCCAGTCGTCGGCGTGCAGCGGCGAGTGGAAACTGGTCCTCAGCAGCCGGTCGAAACGGCCGTGGCCGATACCGTTGAAGTCGATGTTCCCGTAGTAGGCGATCATCTTGCCCTTCTGCAGGAACCACTGGCCGTCCGCCAGCTCCACGCAGAAGGTGTAGGGATTGACGTTGTCGTTCCGCGGCAGTGTCACCGGGTCGAACACGGCGGGGCCCGCCGGTGCGGGGTGGCTCACAGTTTCTCCTCCGAGGCCTGTACGTACACGGCGCCGCTGCCCGACAGTTCGAGTTGGAAGGCCTCGCCCGAGCCGCGTCCGACCATCTCGCGCCAGCCCAGGGCCGTGGACAGCTTGTTCCGTACGTCGCCGTGGTGGGCCACATAGGCCTGCGGGTCGACGTGGATGGGGCGCCGCGGCGTGATCGGCACCTCGATGACGCCTCCGTGAGCCATCACCGCCACCGCGCCGCGCCCCTTCAGGGTCGTGGTGAACAGGCCCTGCCCGGTGACCTGGCCGCGCACCATGCCCATCACCCCGCCCTGCGAGCCCATGAACATCGTGCCCTGCTGGAGGGTGCCCTCGAAGGCCAGCAGCCGGTCGGCCTCGACGTACAGCGTGTCGCCGTCGAGGCCGATGACCTGCACATGGTGGCCGCCGTGACCGAAGAGCACGGTGCCCTGGCCCTCGACGGACATCAGTGGCGTCGCCTCATTGGCCACCCTGCGGCCGATCATGGACATGACCCCGCCCTGACCGCCCTGGATGTTGGGGGTGAAACTCACGTCGCCCCGGTAGGCGAGCATCGCGCCGCGCTGGCTGAACAGCCGCTGTCCGGGTACGACGGTCGCCTCGACCATGCGGGAGTTGATCTCGCGGAACGTCATCAGACATCGCCCCCGACCGTGTTCCGCTCGCTGGGCTGCACATAGACGAGCCCCTCGCCCTCGAACCTGATCTGGAACGCCTCGCCGCCACCCTCGCCGAGATACGTACGGAACGTCACCCCCGACTGGAAGTGCTGGCGCAGATCGCCCTGGTGGGCGATGTAGGCGCCGGGGTCCACCTGGAGCGGATACTGCGAACTGACGCGCAGTACCACCGCGGGCCCGTCGGAGAGGAGCGCCGCCTGGCCGGTGCCCTCGACGGTCGTGGTGAACAGGCCGTTGCCCTGGGCCGCGCCGCGCATCCCCGTGAAACTGGTCCCGGTGCGCAGCCCCGCGTCGGTGCAGAGGAGATTGCTCGCCTCGACGTACAGCTTCTCGCCCCGCAGTGTCACCAGGTTGATCTCGCTCGCCCGGTCGGCGAACCAGCAGGTCCCCTCGCCCTTGACCTCCATCACCGTCATCTGTTCGCCGGTGAGACGGCGCGTGACCATGCCGCGCACCCCGTCACCGCCGCCCGTCATCTTCTTGAACGCCATCCGGCCGTCGTAGGCGACCATCGAACCGTTCTTCGCCTTCACGGCGTCGCCGGACATGTCGACGGCGAGCACCTTGCTGCCTTGGAGTCGGAACTGAGCCACGCCGTCGACGGTATCGGGCGGGGGCTGGGGCGAACAGGGGCGAACGGGGGGTGACCACCCTGATCCGACCCTGATCTCGGCCCCTTGTCCTGCCCATTGCCGGACGCCCGGCCGGACCCTGCTACGGCGGGATCGGCACGGGCTGTCAGAATGGACCCCAGCTTGTGCATGCGTTCACAAGATCGCAGCCCAGCTCGACGCAGAACAGCTCGACGCAGCACACCCCAGTACTGCACAACCCCAGTACTGCACAACCCCGCCTCCTCACGCCGAAGGTGCCGCCTCCGTGGACATCAAGACAGCTTCAGCTCTCCGCCGCCTCCGTCTGGTCTCCGCCCCCGAGGCGGTCTCCTTCCTCCTCCTGCTGCTCTGCTCGGTGCTGAAGCGCACCACGGACTTCAACGGTGTCCCCGTCATGGGCATGGTCCACGGCGTGCTGTTCGTCCTGTACGTGATTTTCTGGCTGGACGCCTGGAACCGCGCCAAGTGGTCGGCGGGGCGGGGCATCCTCTACTTCGTCCTCTCGGTGCTGCCGACCGGCGGCTTCTTCGCCGAGCGCAAGCTCAAGGGCGAGGCAGAGGCCGCCGTCATCGCTTCCCGTGCCCGCCGTGAAGGGGTCGTGAACGTATGATCGTCGCCTTCTCGGTCTCTCCCCTCGGCGTCGGCGACGACGTGGGCGAATACGTGGCGGAGGCGGTCCGCGTCGTACGCGAATCGGGGCTCCCGCACCGCACGGACGCCATGTTCACCTCAATCGAAGGTGAGTGGGACGAGGTCATGGACGTCGTCAAGCGCGCCACCGCCGCCGTGGAAGCACGCTCGACCCGCGTCTCCCTCGTCCTGAAGGCAGACATCAGGCCGGGCGTCACCGACGGTCTGACCTCCAAGGTCGCCACCGTCGACCGTTACCTGGCGGATGACGACGCGGACGCCGCCCCCGGAGCGCCGTAACGTCTACGCACCGCCCGTGGTTCCACCCCCGGCCCTCGCGCGCCGCACGGCGCGCGAGGGCCGCGGCTTGCCCCGATCGAGTCCCTCGGGTCCGTGGCCGGGGTCGGTCCTATGGGCGGACGTATCGCCGCGACGTCACCGCTCGGCGCCGCTGCCGCCCGCGCCGTCGACAAGGGCGGTTCCCAGCGGCGTACGCGGGTACACCACCCGTCGCCCCTGCCTGTTCGACTCCGGTAACCCCGCGCCGCGCAGGGCACCGGTGCGGTCATCGCCGCCGCGGGTCTCCTCGGTACCTGCTCCTGCCCGGCGCTCGCCGATGCAGGGCAGGCAGTGCGGCGCGGCCCCTCGGGGCGGGTACGTACCGCCCGGAGAGACGTACGTACCGCCCGGGGAGACCGATGTATGAGACAGAGCTGACCCGCATGTGACCGGCCGGTAGGGTCTGAGGCGTGCCGAAGCCGCTCAGTCTCCCCTTCGACCCCATCGCCCGCGCGGACGAACTCTGGCAGCGCCGTTGGGGCGCCGTGCCCTCGATGGCCGCCATCACGTCGATCATGCGCGCCCAGCAGATCCTGCTCGCCGAGGTCGACGCGGTCGTCCGGCCGTACGGGCTGACCTTCGCGCGGTACGAGGCGTTGGTGCTGCTCACCTTCTCCAAGGCCGGTGAGCTGCCGATGTCCAAGATCGGTGAGCGGCTGATGGTGCACCCCACCTCGGTCACCAACACCGTGGACAGGCTGGTGCGCTCCGGACTCGTCGCCAAGCGGCCCAACCCCAACGACGGGCGCGGCACCCTCGCCTCCATCACCGACAAGGGGCGTGAAGTCGTTGACGCGGCGTCCCACGATCTGATGGAAATGGATTTCGGGCTCGGCGCCTACGACGCGGAGGAGTGCGGAGAGATCTTCGCCCTGCTGAGGCCCCTGCGGGTGGCCGCGGAGGACTTCGAGGAATAGGCCGTCGTCAGCGTGCGGGGGCGGCCCCCGCGAAGATCGCCCCCTTGCGCCCCGTTACGCTCGTGTGCATGAAAAAGAGCGTGCTGACCCGGTATCGCGTGATGGCCTATGTCACCGGTGTCCTGCTGGTCCTGCTGACCATCGGCGTCATCGCCAAGTACCTGCTGGACATCGGCGCCGCCGTCGGTCCCACGTACGTCATCGCCATCGCCCACGGCTGGCTCTACGTCGTCTACCTGATCTTCGCCTTCGACCTGGGTTCCAAGGCCAAGTGGCCGGTGGGCAAGCAGCTCTGGGTCCTGCTCGCTGGCACGATCCCGACCGCGGCCTTCTTCGTCGAGCGCAGGATCTCGCGCGAGCTTGAGGCGCGTGCGGCTGCCGAGTCCGGCGCGGCCGTACCGGGTACCCGTGCGGAGGCCACGCAGGGCGCTGCGCCCAAGAGTCTCTGAGGGCTGAAAGAGCCGCATCAAGGGCTCCAACAGGGACTTCGGACCGCCGTACGCACCGTGCGGCGGTTCTGCCATCGACATTTACTAGGACGTCCTAGTAAATTCAATCGTATGGACGCTGAAGCCATCGCAGAAGGACGCCGTCGCTGGCAGGCCAGGTACGACTCGGCGCAGAAACGTGCCGCCGACTTCACCACGCTCTCCGGTGACCCCGTCGAGCCCGCGTACGGGCCCCGGCCCGGCGACACGTACGACGGCTTCGAACGGATCGGTTGGCCGGGCGAGTATCCGTTCACGCGCGGTCTCTACCCGACCGGGTACCGGGGCAGAGCCTGGACCATCAGACAGTTCGCCGGGTTCGGCAACGCCCAGCAGACCAACGAGCGCTACAAGATGATCCTCGCCGCGGGCGGCGGCGGGCTGAGCGTCGCGTTCGACATGCCGACGCTGATGGGCAGGGACTCCGACGACCCGCGCTCGCTCGGTGAGGTCGGCCACTGCGGTGTCGCCATCGACTCGGCCGCGGACATGGAGATCCTCTTCCAGGACATCCCGCTCGGGGAGGTCACCACCTCCATGACCATCTCGGGCCCCGCCGTTCCCGTCTTCTGCATGTACCTCGTCGCCGCCGAGCGCCAGGGCGCCGACCCGGCCGTACTCAACGGCACCCTCCAGACGGACATCTTCAAGGAGTACATCGCCCAGAAGGAGTGGCTCTTCACCCCGGAGCCGCATCTGCGTCTCATCGGCGACCTCATGGAGCACTGCGCGCGGGACATCCCCGCCTACAAGCCGCTCTCGGTCTCCGGCTATCACATCCGCGAGGCCGGTTCCACGGCCGCGCAGGAGCTGGCGTACACCCTCGCGGACGGGTTCGGCTACGTGGAACTCGGGCTCTCACGTGGGATGGACGTGGACGTCTTCGCTCCCGGGCTCTCGTTCTTCTTCGACGCGCATGTCGACTTCTTCGAGGAGATCGCCAAGTTCCGTGCCGCCCGCAGGATCTGGGCGCGGTGGCTGCGTGACGTGTACGGAGCCCGCAGCGACAAGGCGCAGTGGCTGCGGTTCCACACGCAGACCGCCGGGGTCTCGCTCACCGCCCAGCAGCCGTACAACAACGTCGTACGCACCGCGGTCGAAGCCCTCGCCGCGGTGCTCGGCGGCACCAACTCGCTGCACACCAACGCCCTGGACGAGACCCTCGCGCTGCCCAGTGAGCGGGCCGCCGAGATCGCCCTGCGCACCCAGCAGGTCCTGATGGAGGAGACCGGGGTCGCCAACGTCGCCGACCCCCTCGGCGGCTCCTGGTACATCGAGCAGCTCACCGACAGGATCGAGGCGGACGCCGAGAAGATCTTCGAACGGATCAAGGAGCGCGGCCGGCTCGCCCACCCCGATGAGCAGCACCCCATCGGGCCGATGACCTCGGGCATCCTGCGGGGTATCGAGGACGGCTGGTTCACCGGCGAGATCGCGGAGTCCGCCTTCCGCTACCAGCGCTCCCTGGAGAAGGGCGACAAGCGCGTCGTCGGGGTCAACGTCGCCGAGGGCTCGGTCACCGAGGACCTGGAGATCCTGCGCGTCAGCCATGAGGTGGAACGCGACCAGATCTCCTCCCTCGCGAGGCGCAAGGAGGCCCGCGACGAAGGAGCCGTGCGCTCCGCGCTCGACGCGATGCTGTCCGCCGCGCGCGACGGCTCCAACATGATCGGCCCGATGCTGGACGCGGCCCGCGCGGAGGCCACGCTGGGGGAGATCTGCGGGGTGCTGCGCGACGAGTGGGGGGTGTACACCGAGCCGCCGGGGTTCTGAGTGCCTGGTCCCCCCGTCCCGGGGCGGCCTCGGGTGGCGGACGGCAGGGTGGTGGGCGGTGGACGGCAGGGCGGTGGGTGGCGTACGGGGGTCGGGGCCGCCCCTGTCCCCGGTCGCCCCGGCGTCACCCCCGAGAGGGCCCGCCCAGCCCCGTCACCAGCAGCCCGGCCAGGCCGCGTGCCCACTCCTCGTCCACCGGCTCCGCGCTGACCAGCGCCCGGTGGACGACCGCGCCCGCGATCACGTCGAAGATCATGTCGGCGTTGCGGGCCGCCGCCTCGGGGCTGTCCTCGTAGGGCAGTTCGCCGCGGGCCTGGGCGCGCTCCCTGCCCAGGATCACCAGGCACTTCTGCCGGTCCACGATGGCTGTGCGGATGCGCAGCCGCAGACTGTCGTCGCGGGTGGCCTCGGCGACGACCGCCATCAGCGCCGTCTTGGTCTCGGGCCGTTCCAGCAGGGCGGCGAACTGGAGGACGACACCCACCACGTCGGCGGTGAGGCTGCCCCTGTCGGGCAGTTCGAGTTCGTCGAAGAGGACCGCGACGGCGTCCACGACCAGCTCGTTCTTCCCGGCCCAGCGGCGGTACAGCGTGGTCTTGGCGACGCCCGCACGTGTCGCCACATCGCCCAGCGTCAACTTCGACCAGCCGAGATCGACCAGGGCGTCCCTGGTGGCCCCCAGGATCGCGGCGTCCGCCGCGGCGCTGCGCGGCCGGCCCGCGCGAGGGTGGGGGCCGGGCGGGCCCTGTGGGGTGCGGCTCTGCATGCGGCGAGCCTATCCCCGGAGGCTACTGGCCGGTACGCACCCGGCTAGGGGCGTGTGCGGCGCCGGTACGGCCCGTGCGTGGTGGCTGTGCGGCGCCCGCGCGTGGCGGCTGCGCGAGACGCCCGTACGGCGCCCTTACGGCGCCCGTGTGCGGCGCCGCGCGGCGCCGCTTTACGGCCCCTCGCCCCTGGTCGGGCCCGCGTGCCGCCGCCGGCGCCGTCCGGCCGCGCCCCGTACCGCCTCCGGCGCCTCCACCGGCCGGGAACCATCGTGCGGGCGCTGGACGTTCACCGGCTGGAGCGGGCCCACGTGGACCCCCTCCGCCGTCCCGCGACGACCACGTATCCGCACCGGAGGGACCCGCGCGTCCACCGTCGGCCCGGCCCCATCACCTCCTCCGGGTGAGTCAGATCACCGTCCGGGGCCGCCCCGCACCAGTTACGCTACGAGTCGTAGCGTAAAGAGCGACAGCCACCGCCCGTGGTGGGGACCCGGGCGTCGCCGCCGGCGCCGCGCGAACAACTGTTGCGTGCACTACGCAACGGGCTTTCCTGATGCACCCGCGGAAGGGGGAGGATGTACGCATGCAGCCACGGAACATGTCCATGAGCGGGGTCGTCGACCTCGCCGCGGTGAAGGCGGCCCAAGAGGCCAAGGTGAAGGCGGAGCAGGCACGCGCCGAATCCGCCAGGCAGGGCGGCGGGGGCGCGGTCTCCCCTTCGAGCCTGGTGATCGATGTCGACGAGGCAGGGTTCGAGCGCGACATCCTCCAGCGTTCCACCGAGGTCCCGGTCGTCATCGACTTCTGGGCCGAATGGTGCGAACCGTGCAAGCAGCTCAGCCCGCTGCTGGAGCGGCTCGCCCTGGAGTACAACGGGCGCTTCCTGCTCGCCAAGATCGACGTCGACGCCAACCAGGCGCTGATGCAGCAGTTCCAGATCCAGGGCATTCCCGCCGTCTTCGCGGTGGTGGCGGGCCAGGCCCTGCCGCTCTTCCAGGGCGCGGCTCCCGTGGAGCAGATCCGGCAGACCCTGGACCAGCTGATCCAGGTCGGCGAGGAGCGCTTCGGGCTGACCGGTCTGGTCGTCGATCCCGACGCGCCCGGCGCGGGCGAGGGGCCGCAGGAGGACGCGGCCGAGCCCGTGGGGCCCTACGACGCCCTTCTTGAGGCCGCGGTGCAGGCGCTGGACGCCGGGGATCTGGGCGCCGCGGTCCAGGCGTACCGCGATGTGCTGTCCGACGACCCGGGCAACACGGAGGCCAAGCTCGGGCTCTCCCAGGCCGAGCTGCTCCAGCGGGTCCAGGGCCTCGACCCCCAGAAGGTCCGTTCCGACGCGGCCGAGCGTCCCAAGGACCCCGCCGCGCAGATCGCGGCAGCCGATCTCGACCTGGTCGGCGGCCATGTCGAGGACGCCTTCGGCCGTCTTGTGGAGACCGTCAGGGTCACCGCGGGCGACGACCGCAACGCCACCCGCGTGCGGCTGCTCGAACTCTTCGAGGTGGTCGGCTCCGACGACCCGAGGGTGGCGCAGGCGCGTGCCGCGCTGGCGAGGGTGCTCTTCTGACCGGTCCTTCGGCAGGCCCTGTGCGGGCCCCGCGCAGCCGCTGTCCAAGCTGTCGGAGGCCCGCACTTCTGGTTCGTGATCGGTCCGTGACCAGTTCTTAAACACCGGTACCCCGTGGGGCTCCGGTGAAAATTTAGCGACAGAGCGACACGGCGGCCGCACTTTACCAAAACTTGGTAAAGGCGGCCGCTGTTACTCGCAGTAAGTCGGAACCCACAGCTGGCATCGATCCGTTCTGTGATGCCCTGTTATGTCGCAAGTGCGACACCACTTTGCGTGTGTGGGCGACCCCGGGCCGTCGCGGGCTCGCGGTCTCGCCGTTACTAGTCAGTAACGAACCCCTTGTGTGGGCGCTCCGAATGCACCACGATCGGCCACGCTCGGTCCATTCCCGCCGCCGGCACCCAGTCGGGACCAGCGGGACCCTGGGTCCCCACCGAGTGGGCCGGCATCTTCGGGTACCGGCCGTGGACAGGGGGGTCCCCGCTACCCGGTGGGGCCTGTCCGGCAGGTTGCGCGAAGTGCCTGAAGGCGCAGCCAGTGGTTGTCGCTCGGGGGTGATCGCCGGTGATCCGGGCGCTGCGGCGCCCGAGGCCCCTGGCGCTCTCCTTTCCGAGGACGTGTCACTTCTCCCATCCCTGCCCGGCTGAGCCGCCCCTAGGGGAGCAGTCAGGGCCGGAGATGTACGTCCGAGAAGGAGGAAAGTCATGGAGTCCCTGGCTCGTGGCGGGACCAGATGGAAGCGGTTCGCCGTCGTCATGGTGCCCAGCGTCGCGGCTACGGCCGCGATAGGTGTCGCCCTCTCGCAGGGCGCGCTCGCGGCATCGTTCAGTGTTTCCGGTCAGTCGTTCAAGGTGTCGGCCGAACGGCTCGACGGCACCGGGTTCGTCCAGTACGGCAGTGTGGACACCGGTGTCGACATGAAGGGCGACAAAGCCGCTCATCCTGTCGCCATCTCCGCGTTCAAGCATGCCGACATCACCAAGATGTGCCAATCGGTCGTCACGCCCGACGTGCCGCTCGTGGGTACCATCACGCTCCAGTTGAACGCCGGTGGCGGTAGTACACCTGTCGCCGCCGACAATCTGTACATCGACGTCGCGGACTTGGCCGCCGACGCCGAGTTCCACGGGATGAACATCGGCGTCGGCCAGCAAGGGGCCAGCTCTGGGCCAGCTCTGGCGAAGAACGTCAATCCCAACGGCTTCGCGCAGGAGGCCGACTCGGCCACCCTGAAGAACGTGAAGCAGACGG from Streptomyces tsukubensis encodes:
- a CDS encoding MarR family winged helix-turn-helix transcriptional regulator, with the protein product METETATPWLSEAEQCTWRTHLDVNRLLTYQLEKDLQPFGLTMNDYEILVNLSESDELRLRMSDLADVTLQSKSRLSHQITRMERAGLVRRESCESDRRGLFAVLTDAGLDTMRKVAPHHVASVRRHFIDRLAPEELTRLHASLAPIASELRAKRGRH
- a CDS encoding AIM24 family protein encodes the protein MSHPAPAGPAVFDPVTLPRNDNVNPYTFCVELADGQWFLQKGKMIAYYGNIDFNGIGHGRFDRLLRTSFHSPLHADDWVVAEGRGKMLLADRAFDVNSFDLEDGNLTVRSGNLLAYEPSLALKQSIVPGFLTLIGTGKFVAASNGPVVFMEPPLRVDPQALVGWADCPSPCHHYDHGYMEGVLGGVRALTGIGGESGEEHQFEFVGAGTVLLQSTEVLMAEAPTGAVPQQAGVPGGGPGGGTGTPGTPRMPGQLGDLQRRFGL
- a CDS encoding AIM24 family protein, with protein sequence MTFREINSRMVEATVVPGQRLFSQRGAMLAYRGDVSFTPNIQGGQGGVMSMIGRRVANEATPLMSVEGQGTVLFGHGGHHVQVIGLDGDTLYVEADRLLAFEGTLQQGTMFMGSQGGVMGMVRGQVTGQGLFTTTLKGRGAVAVMAHGGVIEVPITPRRPIHVDPQAYVAHHGDVRNKLSTALGWREMVGRGSGEAFQLELSGSGAVYVQASEEKL
- a CDS encoding AIM24 family protein, translating into MAQFRLQGSKVLAVDMSGDAVKAKNGSMVAYDGRMAFKKMTGGGDGVRGMVTRRLTGEQMTVMEVKGEGTCWFADRASEINLVTLRGEKLYVEASNLLCTDAGLRTGTSFTGMRGAAQGNGLFTTTVEGTGQAALLSDGPAVVLRVSSQYPLQVDPGAYIAHQGDLRQHFQSGVTFRTYLGEGGGEAFQIRFEGEGLVYVQPSERNTVGGDV
- a CDS encoding DUF3817 domain-containing protein codes for the protein MDIKTASALRRLRLVSAPEAVSFLLLLLCSVLKRTTDFNGVPVMGMVHGVLFVLYVIFWLDAWNRAKWSAGRGILYFVLSVLPTGGFFAERKLKGEAEAAVIASRARREGVVNV
- a CDS encoding MTH1187 family thiamine-binding protein, translating into MIVAFSVSPLGVGDDVGEYVAEAVRVVRESGLPHRTDAMFTSIEGEWDEVMDVVKRATAAVEARSTRVSLVLKADIRPGVTDGLTSKVATVDRYLADDDADAAPGAP
- a CDS encoding MarR family winged helix-turn-helix transcriptional regulator, translating into MPKPLSLPFDPIARADELWQRRWGAVPSMAAITSIMRAQQILLAEVDAVVRPYGLTFARYEALVLLTFSKAGELPMSKIGERLMVHPTSVTNTVDRLVRSGLVAKRPNPNDGRGTLASITDKGREVVDAASHDLMEMDFGLGAYDAEECGEIFALLRPLRVAAEDFEE
- a CDS encoding DUF3817 domain-containing protein; protein product: MKKSVLTRYRVMAYVTGVLLVLLTIGVIAKYLLDIGAAVGPTYVIAIAHGWLYVVYLIFAFDLGSKAKWPVGKQLWVLLAGTIPTAAFFVERRISRELEARAAAESGAAVPGTRAEATQGAAPKSL
- a CDS encoding acyl-CoA mutase large subunit family protein — encoded protein: MDAEAIAEGRRRWQARYDSAQKRAADFTTLSGDPVEPAYGPRPGDTYDGFERIGWPGEYPFTRGLYPTGYRGRAWTIRQFAGFGNAQQTNERYKMILAAGGGGLSVAFDMPTLMGRDSDDPRSLGEVGHCGVAIDSAADMEILFQDIPLGEVTTSMTISGPAVPVFCMYLVAAERQGADPAVLNGTLQTDIFKEYIAQKEWLFTPEPHLRLIGDLMEHCARDIPAYKPLSVSGYHIREAGSTAAQELAYTLADGFGYVELGLSRGMDVDVFAPGLSFFFDAHVDFFEEIAKFRAARRIWARWLRDVYGARSDKAQWLRFHTQTAGVSLTAQQPYNNVVRTAVEALAAVLGGTNSLHTNALDETLALPSERAAEIALRTQQVLMEETGVANVADPLGGSWYIEQLTDRIEADAEKIFERIKERGRLAHPDEQHPIGPMTSGILRGIEDGWFTGEIAESAFRYQRSLEKGDKRVVGVNVAEGSVTEDLEILRVSHEVERDQISSLARRKEARDEGAVRSALDAMLSAARDGSNMIGPMLDAARAEATLGEICGVLRDEWGVYTEPPGF
- a CDS encoding TetR/AcrR family transcriptional regulator translates to MQSRTPQGPPGPHPRAGRPRSAAADAAILGATRDALVDLGWSKLTLGDVATRAGVAKTTLYRRWAGKNELVVDAVAVLFDELELPDRGSLTADVVGVVLQFAALLERPETKTALMAVVAEATRDDSLRLRIRTAIVDRQKCLVILGRERAQARGELPYEDSPEAAARNADMIFDVIAGAVVHRALVSAEPVDEEWARGLAGLLVTGLGGPSRG
- a CDS encoding tetratricopeptide repeat protein, which codes for MQPRNMSMSGVVDLAAVKAAQEAKVKAEQARAESARQGGGGAVSPSSLVIDVDEAGFERDILQRSTEVPVVIDFWAEWCEPCKQLSPLLERLALEYNGRFLLAKIDVDANQALMQQFQIQGIPAVFAVVAGQALPLFQGAAPVEQIRQTLDQLIQVGEERFGLTGLVVDPDAPGAGEGPQEDAAEPVGPYDALLEAAVQALDAGDLGAAVQAYRDVLSDDPGNTEAKLGLSQAELLQRVQGLDPQKVRSDAAERPKDPAAQIAAADLDLVGGHVEDAFGRLVETVRVTAGDDRNATRVRLLELFEVVGSDDPRVAQARAALARVLF
- a CDS encoding DUF6230 family protein, with translation MESLARGGTRWKRFAVVMVPSVAATAAIGVALSQGALAASFSVSGQSFKVSAERLDGTGFVQYGSVDTGVDMKGDKAAHPVAISAFKHADITKMCQSVVTPDVPLVGTITLQLNAGGGSTPVAADNLYIDVADLAADAEFHGMNIGVGQQGASSGPALAKNVNPNGFAQEADSATLKNVKQTAWATTAGTFKLSGLSMKLHKGVKECY